One stretch of Anolis carolinensis isolate JA03-04 chromosome 3, rAnoCar3.1.pri, whole genome shotgun sequence DNA includes these proteins:
- the LOC100557782 gene encoding sialidase-3-like isoform X1, whose amino-acid sequence MPGPFALRGIRSTNISVCPENMAEAPAGSGKVTLFSQKKRGGLTYRIPALLYLPYESTFLAFAEERSSPRDEDAKFLVVRRGKKEGTSVQWGPLESLETAILPKHRTMNPCPVYDKKNGIVFLFFICVETYITELYQIRTGRNAARLCYISSQDGGRTWSQTTDLTEEAIGDEIKNWATFAVGPGHGVQLSSGRLVVPAYAYYIHKRLFSRPLACWTKPHCLTFYSDDGGQSWARSEPLKRLRTSECQVAELTRQDSSRVLYCNARSLHKYRAGALCADRGDKFESPSLCKDLRETSHGCQGSVVSFSPMLEPLDLDQKDDGGDTTPVRDASPFLAKCVKSWLMFSHPTNGHRRVDLGIYLNTDPLDQGSWKSPWVLNQGPSGYSDLAVCEEGNSQMFGCLFECGVSHECEEIAFRLFTDAELLRNVTQSRQCTVSSAESK is encoded by the exons aatatttctgtgtgcccagaaaaCATGGCAGAAGCTCCAGCTGGATCCGGAAAGGTGACCCTTTTCAGCCAGAAGAAGCGAGGAGGACTCACCTACCGCATCCCAGCATTGCTGTACCTGCCCTATGAATCCACTTTCCTGGCCTTTGCAGAAGAACGGTCCTCGCCCAGAGATGAAGATGCCAAGTTCCTGGTGGTGAGGcgggggaagaaagaagggacatCTGTGCAG TGGGGTCCTCTCGAATCTCTGGAGACGGCCATCCTGCCCAAGCACCGCACCATGAATCCTTGCCCGGTGTATGACAAAAAGAATGGCATCGTTTTCCTCTTTTTCATCTGCGTTGAAACCTATATTACCGAGTTGTACCAGATCCGGACGGGGAGGAACGCGGCCAGGTTGTGTTACATCTCAAGCCAAGACGGCGGCCGCACCTGGAGCCAAACGACTGACCTGACTGAGGAAGCGATTGGGGACGAGATAAAAAACTGGGCCACGTTTGCCGTCGGTCCAGGCCACGGGGTACAGTTGAGCTCCGGCCGGCTAGTTGTTCCAGCTTACGCTTACTATATCCATAAGCGTTTATTCAGCCGCCCGCTTGCTTGCTGGACCAAGCCCCATTGCCTCACATTTTACAGCGATGATGGTGGACAGAGCTGGGCACGGAGCGAACCTCTGAAGAGGCTGCGGACGTCGGAGTGCCAAGTGGCAGAGCTGACGCGCCAAGATAGCAGTCGTGTCTTGTATTGCAACGCACGTAGTCTCCACAAATACCGGGCCGGGGCTCTATGTGCTGACCGCGGGGACAAATTTGAGAGCCCTTCCTTGTGCAAAGACTTGCGTGAAACCTCGCACGGTTGCCAGGGCAGCGTGGTGAGCTTCTCCCCCATGCTGGAAccgttggatctggaccagaaGGACGATGGAGGCGATACGACTCCAGTGAGGGATGCCAGCCCCTTTTTGGCCAAGTGTGTCAAGTCGTGGCTAATGTTCTCCCATCCCACGAACGGGCACCGGCGAGTGGACCTGGGCATCTACCTGAACACGGACCCTTTGGATCAGGGCTCCTGGAAATCCCCCTGGGTGCTTAACCAAGGGCCCAGTGGCTATTCGGACCTGGCTGTCTGCGAGGAGGGCAACTCGCAGATGTTTGGATGCTTATTCGAGTGTGGGGTGTCCCACGAGTGTGAAGAAATTGCCTTTCGGTTATTCACCGATGCTGAGCTTCTGCGGAACGTAACCCAAAGCCGTCAATGCACAGTTTCTTCTGCAGAGTCTAAATAG
- the LOC100557782 gene encoding sialidase-3-like, which yields MAEAPAGSGKVTLFSQKKRGGLTYRIPALLYLPYESTFLAFAEERSSPRDEDAKFLVVRRGKKEGTSVQWGPLESLETAILPKHRTMNPCPVYDKKNGIVFLFFICVETYITELYQIRTGRNAARLCYISSQDGGRTWSQTTDLTEEAIGDEIKNWATFAVGPGHGVQLSSGRLVVPAYAYYIHKRLFSRPLACWTKPHCLTFYSDDGGQSWARSEPLKRLRTSECQVAELTRQDSSRVLYCNARSLHKYRAGALCADRGDKFESPSLCKDLRETSHGCQGSVVSFSPMLEPLDLDQKDDGGDTTPVRDASPFLAKCVKSWLMFSHPTNGHRRVDLGIYLNTDPLDQGSWKSPWVLNQGPSGYSDLAVCEEGNSQMFGCLFECGVSHECEEIAFRLFTDAELLRNVTQSRQCTVSSAESK from the exons ATGGCAGAAGCTCCAGCTGGATCCGGAAAGGTGACCCTTTTCAGCCAGAAGAAGCGAGGAGGACTCACCTACCGCATCCCAGCATTGCTGTACCTGCCCTATGAATCCACTTTCCTGGCCTTTGCAGAAGAACGGTCCTCGCCCAGAGATGAAGATGCCAAGTTCCTGGTGGTGAGGcgggggaagaaagaagggacatCTGTGCAG TGGGGTCCTCTCGAATCTCTGGAGACGGCCATCCTGCCCAAGCACCGCACCATGAATCCTTGCCCGGTGTATGACAAAAAGAATGGCATCGTTTTCCTCTTTTTCATCTGCGTTGAAACCTATATTACCGAGTTGTACCAGATCCGGACGGGGAGGAACGCGGCCAGGTTGTGTTACATCTCAAGCCAAGACGGCGGCCGCACCTGGAGCCAAACGACTGACCTGACTGAGGAAGCGATTGGGGACGAGATAAAAAACTGGGCCACGTTTGCCGTCGGTCCAGGCCACGGGGTACAGTTGAGCTCCGGCCGGCTAGTTGTTCCAGCTTACGCTTACTATATCCATAAGCGTTTATTCAGCCGCCCGCTTGCTTGCTGGACCAAGCCCCATTGCCTCACATTTTACAGCGATGATGGTGGACAGAGCTGGGCACGGAGCGAACCTCTGAAGAGGCTGCGGACGTCGGAGTGCCAAGTGGCAGAGCTGACGCGCCAAGATAGCAGTCGTGTCTTGTATTGCAACGCACGTAGTCTCCACAAATACCGGGCCGGGGCTCTATGTGCTGACCGCGGGGACAAATTTGAGAGCCCTTCCTTGTGCAAAGACTTGCGTGAAACCTCGCACGGTTGCCAGGGCAGCGTGGTGAGCTTCTCCCCCATGCTGGAAccgttggatctggaccagaaGGACGATGGAGGCGATACGACTCCAGTGAGGGATGCCAGCCCCTTTTTGGCCAAGTGTGTCAAGTCGTGGCTAATGTTCTCCCATCCCACGAACGGGCACCGGCGAGTGGACCTGGGCATCTACCTGAACACGGACCCTTTGGATCAGGGCTCCTGGAAATCCCCCTGGGTGCTTAACCAAGGGCCCAGTGGCTATTCGGACCTGGCTGTCTGCGAGGAGGGCAACTCGCAGATGTTTGGATGCTTATTCGAGTGTGGGGTGTCCCACGAGTGTGAAGAAATTGCCTTTCGGTTATTCACCGATGCTGAGCTTCTGCGGAACGTAACCCAAAGCCGTCAATGCACAGTTTCTTCTGCAGAGTCTAAATAG